A genome region from Geobacter pickeringii includes the following:
- a CDS encoding RMD1 family protein — protein MTEFNAYALSGEIDLNRLAGSIGFPRRYRWEEPMVLDIAGLTPLSGDQGEEKRVHLYFFGGVVFVNCSEEEIGAFFWSMGHYADQFREFPSIKYRDEYSLRTGEGERIAVTNDSAVMPGHDPAYGDIICFVIAKSVALERIEERVDLVLDEMEGLVALLERGKLELSDRRLAKLAASILTYKYQSIAHIMVLDKPEITWENPEADRLYLTMANLFELNQRYNEIKHKGETLLDITQVFTSLSHARRATRLEWIIIILIFIEIVIYLFEILRKG, from the coding sequence ATGACCGAATTCAATGCCTATGCCCTGTCGGGGGAGATCGATCTGAACCGCCTGGCGGGAAGCATCGGCTTTCCCCGGCGCTATCGCTGGGAAGAGCCGATGGTGCTCGACATCGCCGGGCTCACGCCGCTCTCCGGCGACCAGGGGGAAGAGAAACGGGTCCATCTCTATTTCTTCGGGGGGGTGGTCTTCGTCAACTGCTCGGAGGAGGAGATCGGCGCCTTTTTCTGGAGCATGGGGCACTACGCCGACCAGTTCCGGGAGTTCCCGTCCATCAAGTACCGCGACGAGTACTCGCTGCGGACCGGCGAAGGGGAGAGGATCGCCGTCACCAACGACTCGGCGGTGATGCCGGGACACGATCCGGCCTACGGGGACATCATCTGCTTCGTCATCGCCAAATCGGTGGCGCTGGAGCGGATCGAGGAACGGGTCGACCTGGTCCTGGACGAGATGGAGGGGCTGGTCGCGCTCCTGGAGCGGGGAAAGCTGGAGCTCTCGGACCGGCGGCTCGCCAAGCTCGCCGCCAGCATCCTCACCTACAAGTACCAGTCCATCGCCCACATCATGGTGCTCGACAAACCGGAGATCACCTGGGAAAACCCGGAGGCCGACCGGCTCTACCTCACCATGGCCAACCTCTTCGAGCTGAACCAGCGCTACAACGAGATCAAACACAAGGGGGAGACGCTGCTGGACATCACCCAGGTCTTCACGAGCCTCTCCCACGCCCGGCGCGCCACCCGTCTCGAATGGATCATCATCATCCTGATCTTCATCGAGATCGTCATCTACCTCTTCGAGATCCTGCGCAAGGGCTAG
- a CDS encoding porin codes for MKSRLIAVGALAAVLAGQSAFAKTLEDVLKEKGVITEEDYKEVNKSRPVSYKLGQGFTFTSPDEKFQGSIGGSMQLRYTFTDLDDANGSQTDTSEFKLRRIKLFFNGYAYSKDLTYKLQMNLAELNNSNKNNTSKFLEETYVNYRILDEAQLRFGQDKVPFARQELVSTTALQFVDRSFVTDAFKPSYDIGLALHGKVAGGLVGYQAGVYGGAGQNTFRSSNDNSFAARIVANPLGDMAYSESDVDNSAKPLVSVGASYFRDTIKNTAGALETNNLSFANTKSGWLGMGLSTFNPNEKIDTNSYGIDAAFKWHGFSAQGEYFLAQADGQTTNNTLRAHGFYAQAGYFILPGQLEVAARYGYLDPNRDVTQNIQTQTQGAVSYFFAKHNLKVQADVTNIHQQYATKSNTDDMQYRLQAQVIF; via the coding sequence GTGAAATCCAGACTGATTGCGGTCGGCGCCCTTGCCGCCGTCCTGGCGGGGCAGAGCGCCTTCGCCAAGACCCTTGAGGATGTGCTCAAGGAAAAGGGGGTCATCACCGAGGAAGACTACAAAGAGGTCAACAAGAGCCGGCCCGTTTCGTACAAGCTGGGCCAGGGCTTCACCTTCACCTCGCCTGACGAGAAGTTCCAGGGCTCCATCGGCGGGAGCATGCAGCTTCGCTACACCTTCACCGACCTGGACGACGCCAACGGCAGCCAGACGGATACCAGCGAGTTCAAGCTTCGCCGGATCAAGCTCTTCTTCAACGGCTACGCCTACTCGAAGGACCTTACCTACAAGCTCCAGATGAACCTGGCGGAGCTCAACAACTCCAACAAAAACAACACCTCCAAGTTCCTGGAAGAGACCTACGTCAACTACCGCATCCTCGACGAGGCGCAGCTCCGCTTCGGCCAGGACAAGGTCCCCTTCGCCCGTCAGGAGCTCGTCTCCACCACCGCCCTGCAGTTCGTCGACCGCTCCTTCGTCACCGACGCCTTCAAGCCGTCGTACGATATCGGCCTCGCGCTCCACGGCAAGGTGGCCGGCGGTCTCGTGGGTTACCAGGCCGGCGTCTACGGCGGTGCCGGGCAGAACACCTTCCGTTCCAGCAACGACAACTCCTTTGCCGCCCGGATCGTGGCCAACCCCCTGGGGGACATGGCCTACTCCGAGAGCGACGTGGACAACAGCGCCAAGCCGCTGGTATCGGTGGGGGCGAGCTACTTCCGCGACACCATCAAAAACACGGCAGGGGCACTGGAGACGAACAACCTGAGCTTTGCCAATACCAAGAGTGGCTGGCTCGGCATGGGACTCTCCACCTTCAACCCCAACGAGAAGATCGACACCAACTCCTACGGCATCGACGCCGCCTTCAAGTGGCACGGATTCTCGGCCCAGGGCGAATACTTCCTTGCGCAGGCTGACGGCCAGACCACCAATAATACCCTGAGGGCCCACGGCTTCTACGCCCAGGCCGGCTATTTCATCCTCCCCGGGCAACTGGAGGTTGCGGCCCGCTACGGCTACCTCGATCCCAATCGCGACGTGACCCAGAACATCCAGACCCAGACCCAGGGGGCCGTCTCCTACTTCTTTGCCAAGCACAACCTGAAGGTGCAGGCCGACGTCACCAACATCCACCAGCAGTACGCCACCAAGAGCAACACCGACGACATGCAGTACCGCCTCCAGGCCCAGGTGATTTTCTAA
- a CDS encoding YcgN family cysteine cluster protein: MKKRDVSDGDWESLCEQCGLCCYEKIEDETGAVFFTATPCSYLNVESNRCLIYERRFELNPECVKLTEKLVRKLHWLHDDCGYRKALGIRRSRVRTERWEERNKTEESPDNDQ, from the coding sequence ATGAAAAAACGAGATGTTTCCGACGGCGACTGGGAGTCTCTCTGCGAGCAGTGCGGCCTCTGCTGCTACGAGAAGATCGAGGATGAAACGGGCGCTGTTTTTTTCACCGCCACCCCCTGCAGCTATCTCAACGTGGAGAGCAACCGGTGCCTGATCTACGAGCGCCGCTTCGAGCTGAACCCCGAGTGCGTCAAGCTGACGGAAAAGCTCGTGCGCAAGCTCCACTGGCTCCACGACGACTGCGGCTACCGCAAGGCCCTGGGTATCCGCCGCTCCCGGGTGCGGACCGAACGGTGGGAAGAGCGGAACAAGACGGAGGAATCACCCGACAATGACCAGTAA
- a CDS encoding DUF6178 family protein — protein MTSKSDDNVISLDRARSRRALTEKGFSALSVPEKIETLRTLPAKRQMDLILADPLGRGLVGVIPPQELYLLVKEIGETDAMGLWELASPEQRSFILDLELWEKWSFSPAKAYEWLNYLLEAGESVVVEQLPHLDLELLLLMLEREISVGGGIGELASDEERTADYDHTFDNIYFITFKKSDHARAIGTFLDIVFRSDRELYLGLMEGIKGELETELEELAYRFRAGRLADFGFPELDDALALYARLDPASFAVAGEKRLAAGTGSASHLPAPGGNDSFLQRVLARAGSEELDQELTYLVNNALVADGEALHDREAMEQVFQRVHGYLNIALEYLADGSEERGAEIIRTEYLRRLFQLGFSIVMPLRSRAERVSSDDYATGKALRGLKALPPRYYRAFDPEGTDGYREFRGLADVKRSEEFLATVEGA, from the coding sequence ATGACCAGTAAATCCGACGACAACGTTATCAGCCTCGACCGGGCCCGCAGCAGGCGCGCCCTCACCGAAAAAGGGTTCAGTGCCCTCTCCGTCCCGGAGAAGATCGAAACCCTGCGCACCCTTCCGGCCAAACGGCAAATGGACTTGATCCTGGCCGATCCCCTGGGGCGCGGGCTCGTAGGCGTCATCCCCCCCCAGGAGCTCTATCTCCTGGTGAAGGAGATTGGCGAGACCGACGCCATGGGGCTCTGGGAACTGGCCTCACCGGAGCAGCGCAGCTTCATCCTCGACCTGGAACTGTGGGAGAAGTGGAGCTTCTCCCCCGCGAAGGCTTACGAATGGCTCAACTATCTCCTGGAGGCGGGGGAAAGCGTGGTAGTGGAACAGCTTCCCCACCTGGACCTGGAGCTCCTGCTGCTGATGCTCGAACGGGAGATTTCCGTCGGCGGCGGCATCGGCGAACTTGCCTCCGACGAGGAACGGACCGCCGACTACGACCACACCTTCGACAACATCTACTTCATCACCTTCAAGAAGAGCGACCATGCGCGGGCCATCGGCACCTTCCTCGACATCGTCTTCCGGAGCGACCGCGAGCTCTACCTGGGGCTGATGGAGGGGATCAAGGGTGAGCTGGAAACGGAACTGGAGGAGCTTGCCTACCGCTTCCGCGCCGGACGGCTCGCCGACTTCGGCTTCCCCGAACTGGACGACGCCCTCGCCCTCTACGCCCGCCTCGACCCGGCATCCTTCGCCGTGGCGGGGGAAAAGCGGCTCGCGGCGGGGACCGGCTCGGCATCGCACCTGCCGGCGCCCGGAGGAAACGACTCGTTTTTGCAGCGGGTACTGGCGCGGGCCGGCTCGGAAGAGCTCGACCAGGAGCTCACCTACCTCGTAAACAACGCCCTGGTGGCCGACGGCGAGGCCCTGCACGACCGGGAAGCCATGGAGCAGGTCTTCCAGCGGGTCCACGGCTACCTGAACATCGCCCTGGAATACCTGGCCGACGGCAGCGAGGAACGGGGTGCCGAGATCATCCGCACCGAATACCTCCGGCGCCTCTTCCAGCTCGGCTTCAGCATCGTCATGCCGCTCCGTTCCCGGGCCGAGCGGGTCTCCAGCGACGACTACGCCACCGGCAAGGCGCTGCGCGGCCTCAAGGCGCTCCCTCCCCGCTACTACCGCGCCTTCGATCCCGAAGGGACCGACGGTTACCGCGAATTCCGCGGACTGGCCGACGTGAAGCGCTCCGAAGAATTTCTCGCTACGGTTGAGGGGGCGTAA
- a CDS encoding sensor histidine kinase yields the protein MANSVKPGVVGSKRGKSRVRTHFASPERATAAELTDEIESVSHTPLVDGLMYVANGLFAVLNEHRQILALNESFLKLMGIEDPSTILGLRPGEYLHCIHACEMPDGCGTSPSCATCGAVISIVTALATEHPQEGTCSITVEKDNTEVDLFFQVRCCPIRIKEKKFVLIFLHDISVHQQRANLERAFFHDINNLMTGLLGKSDIFQMKGVWDAERFADIQKLIQRTVQEFSMQQALFHSMSHTYQPLYCTVSVNSLLDALAETFEGHPSASTVTLDIAKTDEQLTLLTDPAIVDRILVNMVTNAIEATDPGGAVRVFVERGDNSVSLSVWNRKPIPHDHALRIFKRNFTTKRGLGHGLGTYSMKFFGEKVLGGSVDFTTSDKDGTVFRLTLTQS from the coding sequence ATGGCCAACAGTGTCAAGCCAGGCGTCGTGGGGAGCAAGCGAGGGAAGTCCCGGGTCAGAACCCATTTTGCCTCACCGGAACGGGCAACGGCAGCAGAGTTGACCGACGAGATCGAGTCGGTTTCCCACACCCCCCTCGTTGACGGCTTGATGTATGTTGCCAACGGGCTCTTTGCCGTTCTCAACGAACATCGCCAGATACTCGCCCTTAACGAATCATTCCTGAAACTGATGGGGATTGAGGATCCCTCCACAATCCTCGGTCTGCGACCGGGCGAGTACCTCCACTGCATTCATGCCTGCGAGATGCCGGACGGTTGCGGGACGTCACCCTCCTGTGCGACATGCGGCGCGGTCATATCCATCGTGACAGCCCTCGCCACCGAACACCCCCAGGAAGGGACCTGCTCGATCACCGTGGAAAAGGACAACACGGAAGTTGACCTCTTTTTCCAGGTCCGCTGCTGCCCCATACGAATCAAAGAAAAAAAGTTCGTCTTGATCTTCCTGCACGACATCAGCGTCCATCAGCAGCGCGCCAACCTGGAACGGGCATTTTTCCACGACATCAACAACCTGATGACCGGCCTTCTGGGCAAGAGCGACATCTTCCAGATGAAAGGGGTCTGGGATGCCGAGCGTTTTGCAGACATCCAGAAGCTCATCCAGCGCACCGTCCAGGAATTTTCCATGCAGCAGGCGCTCTTTCATTCGATGTCCCACACCTATCAGCCGCTCTACTGCACGGTCTCCGTCAACTCCCTTCTGGATGCCCTGGCAGAAACCTTTGAAGGGCACCCATCGGCCAGCACTGTTACCCTCGACATCGCAAAGACGGATGAACAGCTCACCTTACTGACGGACCCGGCGATAGTGGACCGCATTCTGGTGAACATGGTCACCAATGCCATCGAAGCAACTGACCCGGGCGGCGCGGTGCGAGTGTTCGTGGAGCGGGGAGACAATTCCGTCTCGTTATCTGTCTGGAACAGGAAACCTATTCCGCACGATCATGCGCTGAGGATCTTCAAGCGCAATTTCACCACAAAGCGCGGATTGGGCCACGGTCTTGGCACCTATTCGATGAAATTCTTCGGGGAAAAGGTGCTCGGCGGCAGCGTGGATTTTACAACATCCGATAAAGACGGTACCGTCTTTCGGCTTACCTTGACGCAGTCGTAG
- a CDS encoding cytochrome P460 family protein produces the protein MKRILAAIALTLAGTAATGADQLPMAPNGIAYLTGYRSWEAVAPSWRDDKGQIRIILGNPTAMAALRQGTRPFPDGTTFAKLAWSAKKHPKFPVATVPDTFVQVEFMVKDGAKYKTTGGWGFARFVGNTLRPYGKDPSFVQECFGCHTPVKDNDFVFTHLAPIP, from the coding sequence ATGAAACGGATTCTCGCAGCCATCGCCCTGACCCTGGCCGGCACGGCCGCAACCGGCGCCGACCAGCTTCCCATGGCCCCCAACGGCATCGCCTATCTCACCGGCTACCGCTCCTGGGAGGCGGTGGCGCCTTCCTGGCGCGACGACAAGGGGCAGATCCGCATCATCCTCGGCAATCCGACGGCCATGGCGGCCCTGCGGCAGGGGACCCGCCCATTCCCCGACGGCACCACCTTCGCCAAGCTGGCCTGGAGCGCGAAGAAACACCCGAAGTTTCCCGTTGCCACGGTCCCCGATACCTTCGTTCAGGTGGAGTTCATGGTGAAGGACGGGGCAAAATACAAAACCACCGGCGGCTGGGGGTTCGCCCGCTTCGTGGGGAATACGCTCAGACCCTACGGGAAGGACCCCTCCTTCGTCCAGGAGTGCTTCGGTTGCCACACCCCCGTGAAAGACAATGACTTCGTTTTCACCCACCTCGCCCCCATTCCCTGA
- the rpoH gene encoding RNA polymerase sigma factor RpoH yields the protein MTMALPVVADSLTLYLAEIRKFSVLTPEEEHLYAVKFYEEKDLEAAHRLITANLRFVVKIAAEYKSYGMKMLDLVQEGNIGLMMAVRKFNPHKGIRLISYAVWWIRAYIQNYIISAWSLLKIGTTQAQKKLFFKLGQAKDAIRRLTGSDDTEATALSLDVKESEVIEMDQRMRGDCSLDAELVNGEGMTLLETLADERQNQEEALAEHEETALLRGYVAQAVERLNEKERFVIERRVTADTPLTLQEIADHFSISRERVRQIEEGALKKIKAFLAPAISSATPA from the coding sequence ATGACGATGGCTCTCCCCGTTGTTGCCGACAGTCTTACCCTCTACCTCGCCGAAATCAGAAAATTCTCGGTCCTCACCCCCGAGGAAGAGCACCTCTATGCCGTGAAGTTCTATGAGGAGAAGGACCTTGAGGCCGCCCACCGCCTCATCACCGCCAATCTCCGCTTCGTAGTGAAGATCGCCGCCGAGTACAAGTCCTACGGCATGAAGATGCTCGACCTGGTGCAGGAAGGAAACATCGGCCTGATGATGGCGGTGCGCAAATTCAATCCCCACAAGGGGATCCGCCTGATTTCCTACGCGGTCTGGTGGATCCGGGCCTACATCCAGAACTACATCATCTCCGCCTGGAGCCTCCTCAAAATCGGCACCACCCAGGCGCAGAAGAAGCTCTTTTTCAAGCTTGGCCAGGCCAAGGACGCCATCCGACGCCTCACCGGCTCCGACGACACCGAGGCGACCGCCCTCTCTCTGGACGTGAAAGAATCCGAAGTGATCGAGATGGATCAGCGGATGCGCGGCGACTGCTCCCTCGATGCGGAACTGGTCAACGGCGAAGGGATGACGCTGCTGGAAACCCTGGCGGACGAGCGGCAGAACCAGGAAGAAGCCCTTGCCGAGCATGAAGAAACCGCGCTGCTGCGGGGATACGTGGCACAGGCGGTGGAGCGGCTCAATGAAAAGGAACGCTTCGTCATCGAGAGGCGGGTCACCGCCGACACCCCCCTCACCCTTCAGGAGATAGCGGACCATTTCTCCATCTCCCGCGAACGGGTCCGCCAGATCGAAGAGGGAGCCCTCAAGAAAATCAAGGCGTTTCTCGCCCCGGCCATCTCTTCCGCAACGCCGGCGTAG
- a CDS encoding HesA/MoeB/ThiF family protein codes for MLSAAQKERYTRHIMLDNIGESGQEKLLGGKVLIIGAGGLGSPAALYLAAAGIGTIGIADPDRVELSNLQRQIAHGTADLTRPKVASAQEAMTTINPDVTVVPYAVRITPVNAAGIITDYDFVIDATDNFDAKFLINDSCVRAGIPFSHGGILRFDGQTMTVLPGVSPCYRCIFPDQPECEEVAVACSRAGVIGVLPGVIGTIQATEAIKYLLGIGTLLTGRLLTYNALTLRFREVPVKRNASCPVCG; via the coding sequence ATGCTCAGCGCCGCCCAGAAAGAGCGTTACACCCGACACATCATGCTGGACAACATCGGGGAATCGGGACAGGAAAAACTCCTCGGCGGCAAGGTTCTCATCATCGGCGCGGGGGGGCTCGGCTCGCCGGCCGCCCTCTACCTCGCCGCGGCCGGAATCGGGACCATCGGCATCGCCGACCCCGACCGCGTCGAACTCTCCAACCTGCAGCGCCAGATTGCCCACGGCACCGCCGACCTCACCCGTCCCAAGGTTGCCTCCGCCCAGGAGGCAATGACCACCATCAATCCCGACGTGACGGTGGTCCCCTACGCAGTGCGGATTACCCCTGTCAACGCTGCCGGGATCATTACGGACTATGACTTCGTCATTGACGCGACCGACAACTTCGATGCGAAGTTCCTCATCAACGACAGCTGCGTCCGTGCCGGCATCCCCTTTTCGCACGGCGGCATCCTCCGCTTCGACGGCCAGACCATGACCGTTCTCCCGGGGGTCTCTCCGTGCTACCGCTGCATATTCCCCGACCAGCCCGAATGCGAAGAAGTTGCCGTTGCCTGCTCCCGGGCAGGGGTCATAGGGGTCCTCCCCGGCGTAATCGGCACGATCCAGGCGACGGAAGCGATCAAATACCTCCTCGGCATCGGCACGCTCCTGACCGGACGGCTTCTCACCTACAACGCCCTCACCCTCAGATTTCGCGAGGTTCCCGTCAAAAGGAACGCATCCTGCCCCGTCTGCGGCTAG
- a CDS encoding SLC13 family permease, producing MAQDLFDKPLKIDTRPLWLILLDRTARYQVFAGLAAVCIILFRLSPPAGLAPAGYHAIILFGAAIFLWVSGLLPIAVTALLSMVMLPLLGIMDAKKTYALFGNEAVFFILGAFILAAAMTGTGLSARLARAMLARFGKTPKRLALTVFLLSAFLSFCMSEHAVAAMMFPVVTEIIESLGLEKFRSRYAKLLFMAIAWGCIIGGIATFLGGARAPLAVGILRETSGLDFTFFEWTLAAIVIVVPLLLFGFLLLGWFFPQDLESVEDGLRFLNRKRLETGKMSYNEMIVAAVMVATIGCWMLLGKDAGLAAISILATVVLFAFRVVSWSTIEEYVNWGIILMYGGSIALASALEKSGAALWLVNKGLGIFTPSAFAVIAIISLVSIILTECISHAAVVAILMPIGMTLAKSIGMDLRVITLAIALPAGLAYCLPMGTPATAIVYASGFLKSRDIIVPGAMIMLVSWLLFLASAWFVWPLIGLAI from the coding sequence ATGGCACAGGATCTGTTCGACAAACCGCTGAAGATCGACACGCGCCCCCTCTGGCTGATCCTCCTCGACCGGACCGCGCGGTATCAGGTGTTCGCCGGTCTGGCGGCGGTCTGCATCATCCTCTTCCGCCTCTCGCCGCCTGCAGGGCTCGCCCCCGCCGGCTATCACGCCATTATCCTCTTCGGCGCCGCCATATTCCTCTGGGTCTCCGGGCTGCTCCCCATCGCCGTGACGGCCCTCCTCTCTATGGTCATGCTCCCGCTGCTGGGGATAATGGATGCCAAGAAGACCTACGCGCTCTTCGGCAACGAAGCGGTCTTCTTCATTCTCGGCGCCTTCATCCTCGCCGCGGCCATGACCGGCACCGGCCTGTCGGCGCGGCTGGCCCGGGCGATGCTCGCCCGTTTCGGCAAGACCCCGAAGCGGCTGGCGCTGACGGTGTTTCTCCTCTCCGCCTTTCTCTCGTTCTGCATGAGCGAGCATGCCGTCGCCGCCATGATGTTTCCGGTGGTGACCGAAATCATCGAGAGCCTGGGGCTGGAAAAGTTCAGAAGCCGCTACGCCAAGCTCCTCTTCATGGCCATCGCCTGGGGGTGCATCATCGGCGGCATCGCCACCTTCCTCGGCGGGGCGAGGGCTCCCCTTGCAGTTGGGATACTGCGGGAAACCAGCGGTCTCGACTTCACCTTCTTCGAATGGACCCTTGCAGCCATCGTGATCGTGGTTCCCCTTCTCCTATTCGGCTTTCTCCTGCTCGGCTGGTTCTTCCCCCAGGATCTCGAAAGTGTCGAGGACGGCCTCCGCTTCCTCAACCGCAAGCGGCTCGAAACGGGGAAGATGAGCTATAATGAGATGATCGTCGCGGCGGTCATGGTCGCCACCATCGGCTGCTGGATGCTGCTCGGCAAGGATGCGGGGCTGGCCGCCATCTCGATTCTGGCAACGGTCGTCCTCTTCGCCTTCCGGGTCGTTTCGTGGAGCACCATCGAGGAGTACGTCAACTGGGGGATTATCCTCATGTACGGCGGCTCCATCGCCCTGGCAAGCGCGCTTGAAAAATCGGGGGCTGCTCTCTGGCTTGTCAACAAGGGGCTCGGAATTTTCACGCCGTCGGCGTTTGCGGTCATCGCGATCATCTCCCTCGTCTCGATCATCCTCACGGAATGCATCAGCCATGCGGCGGTGGTCGCCATCCTCATGCCGATTGGAATGACTCTCGCCAAGAGCATCGGCATGGATCTGCGGGTCATCACCCTTGCCATTGCGCTCCCGGCGGGCCTTGCCTACTGCCTCCCGATGGGGACGCCGGCTACCGCCATCGTCTATGCATCCGGCTTTTTGAAGAGCCGGGACATCATTGTGCCGGGAGCCATGATCATGCTGGTCTCGTGGCTGCTGTTCCTGGCCTCTGCCTGGTTCGTCTGGCCCCTGATCGGGCTTGCAATCTGA
- a CDS encoding phosphoadenylyl-sulfate reductase, whose protein sequence is MSQQIRRELPVLPTDATPQQILAAGVEAAHGTVKLACSFSVEDVVIIDMVKELGLEVGIFALDTGRLHEETYEVAEALTERYRIPIEWYFPKHEQVERLEREKGLFSFRESLENRHECCHIRKVEPLGRALTGLAGWVAGLRREQSVTRTGLAPMELDEANGGIVKINPLLEWTEPQVWEYAEKRRIPVNRLHKQGYPSIGCAPCTRPVAPGEHPRAGRWWWENPEHKECGLHRR, encoded by the coding sequence ATGTCGCAGCAGATTCGTCGGGAACTCCCGGTTCTCCCCACCGATGCCACTCCCCAGCAGATCCTTGCGGCTGGCGTCGAGGCGGCCCACGGCACGGTGAAACTCGCCTGCTCCTTTTCCGTGGAGGACGTGGTCATCATCGACATGGTGAAGGAGCTTGGCCTGGAGGTCGGCATCTTCGCCCTCGACACCGGCCGACTCCATGAAGAGACCTACGAGGTTGCGGAAGCGCTGACGGAGCGGTACCGCATCCCCATCGAGTGGTACTTCCCGAAGCACGAGCAGGTCGAACGGCTGGAGCGGGAGAAGGGGTTGTTCTCCTTCCGCGAGTCCCTCGAAAACCGGCACGAATGTTGTCACATCCGCAAGGTTGAGCCGCTGGGGAGGGCGCTAACGGGGCTTGCCGGCTGGGTCGCGGGATTGCGTCGGGAACAGAGCGTCACCCGCACCGGCCTTGCCCCCATGGAGCTCGACGAGGCCAATGGCGGCATCGTGAAGATCAACCCGCTCCTGGAATGGACCGAGCCCCAGGTCTGGGAGTATGCTGAAAAACGCCGGATCCCGGTGAACCGCCTCCACAAGCAGGGGTACCCTTCCATCGGCTGCGCCCCCTGCACCCGCCCCGTGGCCCCCGGCGAGCACCCCCGGGCCGGCCGCTGGTGGTGGGAAAACCCGGAGCACAAGGAGTGCGGCCTCCACCGGCGCTGA
- the cysD gene encoding sulfate adenylyltransferase subunit CysD has product MRSTLTHLQQLEAESIHIIREVVAEFANPVMLYSIGKDSAVMLHLARKAFYPAPPPFPLLHVDTTWKFRDMIQFRDRMATECGMDLIVHVNEEGVRQGISPFTHGSALYTDIMKTEGLKQALDKYRFDAAFGGARRDEEKSRAKERIFSFRSANHRWDPKNQRPELWNLYNTRIKPGESIRVFPLSNWTELDVWQYIHLENIPIVPLYYAAVRPVVERDGMLIMVDDDRMELKPGETVQYKSVRFRTLGCYPLTGAVESTADTLPRIIQEMLLTRTSERQGRLIDHDQAGSMEKKKQEGYF; this is encoded by the coding sequence ATGAGATCCACCCTGACCCACCTGCAGCAGCTCGAAGCCGAAAGCATCCACATCATCCGCGAGGTGGTGGCGGAATTTGCCAACCCGGTCATGCTCTACTCCATCGGCAAGGATTCGGCGGTCATGCTCCACCTGGCTCGCAAGGCCTTTTACCCGGCGCCGCCGCCGTTTCCGCTGCTGCATGTTGATACCACCTGGAAATTCCGCGACATGATTCAGTTCCGCGACCGGATGGCCACCGAATGCGGCATGGACCTAATCGTTCATGTGAACGAGGAGGGGGTACGGCAGGGAATTTCTCCCTTCACCCACGGCTCTGCCCTCTACACCGACATCATGAAGACCGAGGGGCTGAAGCAGGCACTGGACAAGTACCGGTTCGACGCTGCCTTCGGCGGGGCACGGCGGGACGAGGAGAAGTCGCGGGCCAAGGAGCGGATATTCTCCTTCCGCAGCGCCAACCACCGGTGGGACCCAAAGAACCAGCGACCGGAGCTCTGGAACCTCTACAATACCCGCATCAAGCCGGGGGAGAGCATCCGGGTTTTCCCCCTCTCCAACTGGACCGAGCTGGACGTCTGGCAGTACATCCATCTGGAAAACATCCCGATCGTACCGCTCTACTACGCGGCGGTGCGGCCGGTGGTGGAGCGGGACGGCATGCTGATCATGGTGGACGATGATCGCATGGAGCTCAAGCCGGGCGAGACGGTGCAGTACAAATCAGTCCGCTTCCGCACCCTCGGCTGCTACCCTCTCACCGGGGCGGTGGAGTCGACGGCCGACACCCTCCCCAGGATCATCCAGGAGATGCTTCTCACCCGCACCTCCGAGCGCCAGGGGCGGCTCATCGACCATGACCAGGCGGGATCCATGGAGAAGAAGAAGCAGGAGGGGTACTTCTAA